In one window of Vulpes vulpes isolate BD-2025 chromosome 1, VulVul3, whole genome shotgun sequence DNA:
- the LRRC73 gene encoding leucine-rich repeat-containing protein 73, which yields MLPSSIQISGEPLSGAEVRDICRGLRDNAVRLLSLRGCRLCDRDFGRICRALAGATSLAQLNLNLGVVSSPSRIKQLAEALRTNRSIQSLFLHGSPLTDAGLALLNPALALHPALVALDLGDCMLGDEAINLICGLLPPDGAKSGLKELTLSANPGITPKGWSRLAIAVAHSSQVRVLNLDYNPLGDHVAGMLAVAVASSRTLEVLDLEGTGLTNQSAQTLLDMVENYPTALRSLVLAENSISPELQQQICDLLSEGEEEEEVAGGAGDTQERERGREPAAHQRSSGSWMCPSDPSSQMVLMTSGLGDSLLAETEM from the exons ATGCTGCCCAGCTCCATCCAGATTTCGGGGGAGCCGCTGTCAGGCGCCGAGGTGCGGGACATCTGCCGCGGCCTGCGCGACAACGCCGTGCGCCTGCTCTCGCTGCGCGGCTGCCGCCTCTGCGACCGCGACTTCGGCCGCATCTGCCGGGCCCTGGCCGGGGCCACGTCCCTGGCGCAGCTCAACCTTAACCTGGGCGTCGTGTCCAGTCCCAGCCGCATCAAGCAGCTGGCGGAGGCGCTGCGGACCAACCGCTCCATCCAGTCCCTCTT CCTGCATGGGAGCCCCCTGACAGATGCGGGGCTGGCCTTGCTGAACCCAGCCCTGGCCCTCCACCCTGCCCTTGTGGCTCTGGACCTGGGGGACTGCATGCTGGGTGATGAAGCCATCAACCTCATCTGTGGCCTCCTGCCCCCAGATGGAGCCAAGTCAG GCTTGAAGGAGCTAACGCTGAGTGCCAACCCTGGCATCACCCCCAAGGGCTGGAGCCGCCTCGCGATTGCCGTGGCCCACAGCTCCCAGGTCCGCGTCCTCAATCTGGACTACAACCCGCTGG GTGACCACGTGGCAGGGATGCTGGCTGTAGCTGTGGCCTCCAGCCGCACCCTAGAGGTCCTAGACTTGGAGGGCACGGGGCTTACCAACCAGTCAGCTCAG ACCCTGCTGGACATGGTAGAAAACTACCCCACGGCTTTGCGGAGCCTGGTGTTGGCTGAGAACAGCATTAGCCCAGAGCTGCAGCAGCAGATCTGTGACCTCCTGtcggagggagaggaggaggaagaggtggcgGGAGGGGCTGGTGACACCCAGGAACGAGAGAGGGGGCGGGAGCCTGCTGCCCACCAGAGGAGCAGCGGCTCTTGGATGTGCCCCAGTG aTCCCAGCTCTCAGATGGTGCTCATGACTTCAGGACTAGGTGACAGTCTGTTGGCTGAGACCGAGATGTGA
- the TJAP1 gene encoding tight junction-associated protein 1 isoform X3, which produces MQAEELSPPRMTSAASAKKPYRKAPPEHRELRLEVPGSRLEQEEPLTDAERMKLLQQENEELRRRLASATRRTEALERELEIGQDCLELELGQSREELDKFKDKFRRLQNSYTASQRTNQELEDKLHTLASLSHSWIFAIKKAEMDRKTLDWEIVELTNKLLDAKNTINKLEELNERYRLDCNLAVQLLKCNKSHFRNHKFADLPCELQDMVRKHLHSGQEAASLGPAASLAPGAVVPTSVIARVLEKPESLLLNSAQSGSAGRPLAEDVFVHVDMSGGGSGDSAGPPALGSPTPQPNGECRSLGTAGASPEEELALPTFEKLSPYPTPSPPHPLYPGRKVIEFSEDKVRIPRNSPLPNCTYATRQAISLSLVEEGSERARPSPVPSSPASAQASPHREPSPLPPALHAPASSEEDLLASWQRAFVDRTPPPAAVAQRTAFGRDALPDLQRHFALSPTDREEEVLAPSPPGESGLLLPMEADSGLPREEEELNLPISPEEECQSLLPSDSGAEEGSVPSQASGRAWALPSSSRPQRSPKRMGVHHLHRKDSLTQAQEQGNLLN; this is translated from the exons ATG CAGGCTGAGGAGCTCTCACCTCCCAGAATGACCAGTGCAGCCTCGGCTAAGAAACCGTACCGTAAGGCACCACCTGAGCATCGGGAGTTGCGGCTGGAGGTTCCAGGATCCCGGCTGGAGCAGGAG GAGCCCCTGACTGATGCGGAGAGGATGAA gctttTGCAGCAGGAGAATGAGGAGCTCCGCAGGCGCCTGGCCTCGGCCACCAGACGCACTGAGGCCCTGGAGCGCGAGCTGGAGATTGGGCAGGACTGcttggagctggagctgggtcAGAGCCGTGAGGAGCTGGACAAGTTTAAGGACAAGTTCCGCAG GCTTCAGAATAGCTACACGGCCTCTCAGAGGACCAACCAGGAGCTGGAGGACAAGCTGCACACGCTG GCCTCTCTTAGCCACAGCTGGATCTTTGCA ATTAAGAAGGCCGAGATGGATAGGAAGACACTGGACTGGGAGATCGTGGAGCTGACCAATAAGCTGCTGGATGCCAAGAACACCATCAACAAGCTGGAGGAGCTCAAT GAGCGGTACCGGCTGGACTGCAACCTGGCTGTGCAGCTCCTCAAGTGCAACAAGTCCCACTTCCGCAACCACAAGTTCGCTGAT CTACCCTGTGAGCTACAGGACATGGTTCGGAAACATCTGCACAGTGGTCAAGAAGCCGCCAGCCTGGGCCCCGCTGCTAGCCTGGCACCGGGGGCTGTGGTACCCACGTCGGTCATTGCCCGAGTGTTAGAGAAGCCAGAGTCTCTCCTGCTCAATTCAGCCCAGTCGGGCAGTGCCGGGCGCCCCTTGGCCGAGGATGTCTTTGTGCACGTGGACATGAGTGGGGGTGGCTCGGGTGACTCAGCTGGTCCCccggccctgggcagccccaccCCACAACCGAATGGAGAATGCCGCTCTCTGGGCACTGCTGGGGCTTCCCCAGAGGAGGAGTTAGCCCTGCCAACCTTTGAGAAGCTGAGCCCCTACCCCACCCCGTCTCCACCACACCCGCTATATCCTGGCCGCAAGGTAATAGAGTTCTCTGAGGATAAGGTGCGAATCCCCCGCAACAGCCCCCTGCCCAACTGCACGTACGCTACCCGCCAGGCTATTTCCTTGAGCCTGGTGGAGGAGGGCAGTGAGCGGGCCCGCCCCAGCCCAGTGCCCAGCAGCCCTGCCTCGGCCCAGGCCTCGCCCCACCGTGaacccagccccctccccccagcactcCACGCCCCTGCCAGCTCTGAGGAGGACCTGCTAGCTAGCTGGCAGCGGGCATTCGTGGACCGCACTCCACCTCCAGCTGCCGTGGCCCAGCGCACAGCCTTTGGACGGGACGCACTCCCTGACCTGCAGCGCCATTTTGCTCTTAGCCCCACTGACAGAGAAGAGGAGGTTTTGGCACCTTCCCCACCTGGTGAGAGTGGGCTTTTGCTGCCAATGGAAGCGGACTCTGGCCTTCCCAGGGAGGAAGAAGAGCTGAACCTGCCCATCAGCCCTGAGGAAGAATGCCAGAGTCTGCTGCCCAGTGACAGTGGCGCCGAGGAGGGCTCAGTCCCTTCTCAGGCTTCGGGCAGGGCCTGGGCACTCCCCAGCTCCAGCCGCCCCCAGCGCAGCCCCAAGAGGATGGGGGTACACCACCTGCACCGCAAGGACAGCCTGacccaggcccaggagcagggcaACCTGCTCAACTAG
- the TJAP1 gene encoding tight junction-associated protein 1 isoform X7, whose product MKLLQQENEELRRRLASATRRTEALERELEIGQDCLELELGQSREELDKFKDKFRRLQNSYTASQRTNQELEDKLHTLASLSHSWIFAIKKAEMDRKTLDWEIVELTNKLLDAKNTINKLEELNERYRLDCNLAVQLLKCNKSHFRNHKFADLPCELQDMVRKHLHSGQEAASLGPAASLAPGAVVPTSVIARVLEKPESLLLNSAQSGSAGRPLAEDVFVHVDMSGGGSGDSAGPPALGSPTPQPNGECRSLGTAGASPEEELALPTFEKLSPYPTPSPPHPLYPGRKVIEFSEDKVRIPRNSPLPNCTYATRQAISLSLVEEGSERARPSPVPSSPASAQASPHREPSPLPPALHAPASSEEDLLASWQRAFVDRTPPPAAVAQRTAFGRDALPDLQRHFALSPTDREEEVLAPSPPGESGLLLPMEADSGLPREEEELNLPISPEEECQSLLPSDSGAEEGSVPSQASGRAWALPSSSRPQRSPKRMGVHHLHRKDSLTQAQEQGNLLN is encoded by the exons ATGAA gctttTGCAGCAGGAGAATGAGGAGCTCCGCAGGCGCCTGGCCTCGGCCACCAGACGCACTGAGGCCCTGGAGCGCGAGCTGGAGATTGGGCAGGACTGcttggagctggagctgggtcAGAGCCGTGAGGAGCTGGACAAGTTTAAGGACAAGTTCCGCAG GCTTCAGAATAGCTACACGGCCTCTCAGAGGACCAACCAGGAGCTGGAGGACAAGCTGCACACGCTG GCCTCTCTTAGCCACAGCTGGATCTTTGCA ATTAAGAAGGCCGAGATGGATAGGAAGACACTGGACTGGGAGATCGTGGAGCTGACCAATAAGCTGCTGGATGCCAAGAACACCATCAACAAGCTGGAGGAGCTCAAT GAGCGGTACCGGCTGGACTGCAACCTGGCTGTGCAGCTCCTCAAGTGCAACAAGTCCCACTTCCGCAACCACAAGTTCGCTGAT CTACCCTGTGAGCTACAGGACATGGTTCGGAAACATCTGCACAGTGGTCAAGAAGCCGCCAGCCTGGGCCCCGCTGCTAGCCTGGCACCGGGGGCTGTGGTACCCACGTCGGTCATTGCCCGAGTGTTAGAGAAGCCAGAGTCTCTCCTGCTCAATTCAGCCCAGTCGGGCAGTGCCGGGCGCCCCTTGGCCGAGGATGTCTTTGTGCACGTGGACATGAGTGGGGGTGGCTCGGGTGACTCAGCTGGTCCCccggccctgggcagccccaccCCACAACCGAATGGAGAATGCCGCTCTCTGGGCACTGCTGGGGCTTCCCCAGAGGAGGAGTTAGCCCTGCCAACCTTTGAGAAGCTGAGCCCCTACCCCACCCCGTCTCCACCACACCCGCTATATCCTGGCCGCAAGGTAATAGAGTTCTCTGAGGATAAGGTGCGAATCCCCCGCAACAGCCCCCTGCCCAACTGCACGTACGCTACCCGCCAGGCTATTTCCTTGAGCCTGGTGGAGGAGGGCAGTGAGCGGGCCCGCCCCAGCCCAGTGCCCAGCAGCCCTGCCTCGGCCCAGGCCTCGCCCCACCGTGaacccagccccctccccccagcactcCACGCCCCTGCCAGCTCTGAGGAGGACCTGCTAGCTAGCTGGCAGCGGGCATTCGTGGACCGCACTCCACCTCCAGCTGCCGTGGCCCAGCGCACAGCCTTTGGACGGGACGCACTCCCTGACCTGCAGCGCCATTTTGCTCTTAGCCCCACTGACAGAGAAGAGGAGGTTTTGGCACCTTCCCCACCTGGTGAGAGTGGGCTTTTGCTGCCAATGGAAGCGGACTCTGGCCTTCCCAGGGAGGAAGAAGAGCTGAACCTGCCCATCAGCCCTGAGGAAGAATGCCAGAGTCTGCTGCCCAGTGACAGTGGCGCCGAGGAGGGCTCAGTCCCTTCTCAGGCTTCGGGCAGGGCCTGGGCACTCCCCAGCTCCAGCCGCCCCCAGCGCAGCCCCAAGAGGATGGGGGTACACCACCTGCACCGCAAGGACAGCCTGacccaggcccaggagcagggcaACCTGCTCAACTAG
- the TJAP1 gene encoding tight junction-associated protein 1 isoform X6, protein MTSAASAKKPYRKAPPEHRELRLEVPGSRLEQEEPLTDAERMKLLQQENEELRRRLASATRRTEALERELEIGQDCLELELGQSREELDKFKDKFRRLQNSYTASQRTNQELEDKLHTLIKKAEMDRKTLDWEIVELTNKLLDAKNTINKLEELNERYRLDCNLAVQLLKCNKSHFRNHKFADLPCELQDMVRKHLHSGQEAASLGPAASLAPGAVVPTSVIARVLEKPESLLLNSAQSGSAGRPLAEDVFVHVDMSGGGSGDSAGPPALGSPTPQPNGECRSLGTAGASPEEELALPTFEKLSPYPTPSPPHPLYPGRKVIEFSEDKVRIPRNSPLPNCTYATRQAISLSLVEEGSERARPSPVPSSPASAQASPHREPSPLPPALHAPASSEEDLLASWQRAFVDRTPPPAAVAQRTAFGRDALPDLQRHFALSPTDREEEVLAPSPPGESGLLLPMEADSGLPREEEELNLPISPEEECQSLLPSDSGAEEGSVPSQASGRAWALPSSSRPQRSPKRMGVHHLHRKDSLTQAQEQGNLLN, encoded by the exons ATGACCAGTGCAGCCTCGGCTAAGAAACCGTACCGTAAGGCACCACCTGAGCATCGGGAGTTGCGGCTGGAGGTTCCAGGATCCCGGCTGGAGCAGGAG GAGCCCCTGACTGATGCGGAGAGGATGAA gctttTGCAGCAGGAGAATGAGGAGCTCCGCAGGCGCCTGGCCTCGGCCACCAGACGCACTGAGGCCCTGGAGCGCGAGCTGGAGATTGGGCAGGACTGcttggagctggagctgggtcAGAGCCGTGAGGAGCTGGACAAGTTTAAGGACAAGTTCCGCAG GCTTCAGAATAGCTACACGGCCTCTCAGAGGACCAACCAGGAGCTGGAGGACAAGCTGCACACGCTG ATTAAGAAGGCCGAGATGGATAGGAAGACACTGGACTGGGAGATCGTGGAGCTGACCAATAAGCTGCTGGATGCCAAGAACACCATCAACAAGCTGGAGGAGCTCAAT GAGCGGTACCGGCTGGACTGCAACCTGGCTGTGCAGCTCCTCAAGTGCAACAAGTCCCACTTCCGCAACCACAAGTTCGCTGAT CTACCCTGTGAGCTACAGGACATGGTTCGGAAACATCTGCACAGTGGTCAAGAAGCCGCCAGCCTGGGCCCCGCTGCTAGCCTGGCACCGGGGGCTGTGGTACCCACGTCGGTCATTGCCCGAGTGTTAGAGAAGCCAGAGTCTCTCCTGCTCAATTCAGCCCAGTCGGGCAGTGCCGGGCGCCCCTTGGCCGAGGATGTCTTTGTGCACGTGGACATGAGTGGGGGTGGCTCGGGTGACTCAGCTGGTCCCccggccctgggcagccccaccCCACAACCGAATGGAGAATGCCGCTCTCTGGGCACTGCTGGGGCTTCCCCAGAGGAGGAGTTAGCCCTGCCAACCTTTGAGAAGCTGAGCCCCTACCCCACCCCGTCTCCACCACACCCGCTATATCCTGGCCGCAAGGTAATAGAGTTCTCTGAGGATAAGGTGCGAATCCCCCGCAACAGCCCCCTGCCCAACTGCACGTACGCTACCCGCCAGGCTATTTCCTTGAGCCTGGTGGAGGAGGGCAGTGAGCGGGCCCGCCCCAGCCCAGTGCCCAGCAGCCCTGCCTCGGCCCAGGCCTCGCCCCACCGTGaacccagccccctccccccagcactcCACGCCCCTGCCAGCTCTGAGGAGGACCTGCTAGCTAGCTGGCAGCGGGCATTCGTGGACCGCACTCCACCTCCAGCTGCCGTGGCCCAGCGCACAGCCTTTGGACGGGACGCACTCCCTGACCTGCAGCGCCATTTTGCTCTTAGCCCCACTGACAGAGAAGAGGAGGTTTTGGCACCTTCCCCACCTGGTGAGAGTGGGCTTTTGCTGCCAATGGAAGCGGACTCTGGCCTTCCCAGGGAGGAAGAAGAGCTGAACCTGCCCATCAGCCCTGAGGAAGAATGCCAGAGTCTGCTGCCCAGTGACAGTGGCGCCGAGGAGGGCTCAGTCCCTTCTCAGGCTTCGGGCAGGGCCTGGGCACTCCCCAGCTCCAGCCGCCCCCAGCGCAGCCCCAAGAGGATGGGGGTACACCACCTGCACCGCAAGGACAGCCTGacccaggcccaggagcagggcaACCTGCTCAACTAG
- the TJAP1 gene encoding tight junction-associated protein 1 isoform X8 → MKLLQQENEELRRRLASATRRTEALERELEIGQDCLELELGQSREELDKFKDKFRRLQNSYTASQRTNQELEDKLHTLIKKAEMDRKTLDWEIVELTNKLLDAKNTINKLEELNERYRLDCNLAVQLLKCNKSHFRNHKFADLPCELQDMVRKHLHSGQEAASLGPAASLAPGAVVPTSVIARVLEKPESLLLNSAQSGSAGRPLAEDVFVHVDMSGGGSGDSAGPPALGSPTPQPNGECRSLGTAGASPEEELALPTFEKLSPYPTPSPPHPLYPGRKVIEFSEDKVRIPRNSPLPNCTYATRQAISLSLVEEGSERARPSPVPSSPASAQASPHREPSPLPPALHAPASSEEDLLASWQRAFVDRTPPPAAVAQRTAFGRDALPDLQRHFALSPTDREEEVLAPSPPGESGLLLPMEADSGLPREEEELNLPISPEEECQSLLPSDSGAEEGSVPSQASGRAWALPSSSRPQRSPKRMGVHHLHRKDSLTQAQEQGNLLN, encoded by the exons ATGAA gctttTGCAGCAGGAGAATGAGGAGCTCCGCAGGCGCCTGGCCTCGGCCACCAGACGCACTGAGGCCCTGGAGCGCGAGCTGGAGATTGGGCAGGACTGcttggagctggagctgggtcAGAGCCGTGAGGAGCTGGACAAGTTTAAGGACAAGTTCCGCAG GCTTCAGAATAGCTACACGGCCTCTCAGAGGACCAACCAGGAGCTGGAGGACAAGCTGCACACGCTG ATTAAGAAGGCCGAGATGGATAGGAAGACACTGGACTGGGAGATCGTGGAGCTGACCAATAAGCTGCTGGATGCCAAGAACACCATCAACAAGCTGGAGGAGCTCAAT GAGCGGTACCGGCTGGACTGCAACCTGGCTGTGCAGCTCCTCAAGTGCAACAAGTCCCACTTCCGCAACCACAAGTTCGCTGAT CTACCCTGTGAGCTACAGGACATGGTTCGGAAACATCTGCACAGTGGTCAAGAAGCCGCCAGCCTGGGCCCCGCTGCTAGCCTGGCACCGGGGGCTGTGGTACCCACGTCGGTCATTGCCCGAGTGTTAGAGAAGCCAGAGTCTCTCCTGCTCAATTCAGCCCAGTCGGGCAGTGCCGGGCGCCCCTTGGCCGAGGATGTCTTTGTGCACGTGGACATGAGTGGGGGTGGCTCGGGTGACTCAGCTGGTCCCccggccctgggcagccccaccCCACAACCGAATGGAGAATGCCGCTCTCTGGGCACTGCTGGGGCTTCCCCAGAGGAGGAGTTAGCCCTGCCAACCTTTGAGAAGCTGAGCCCCTACCCCACCCCGTCTCCACCACACCCGCTATATCCTGGCCGCAAGGTAATAGAGTTCTCTGAGGATAAGGTGCGAATCCCCCGCAACAGCCCCCTGCCCAACTGCACGTACGCTACCCGCCAGGCTATTTCCTTGAGCCTGGTGGAGGAGGGCAGTGAGCGGGCCCGCCCCAGCCCAGTGCCCAGCAGCCCTGCCTCGGCCCAGGCCTCGCCCCACCGTGaacccagccccctccccccagcactcCACGCCCCTGCCAGCTCTGAGGAGGACCTGCTAGCTAGCTGGCAGCGGGCATTCGTGGACCGCACTCCACCTCCAGCTGCCGTGGCCCAGCGCACAGCCTTTGGACGGGACGCACTCCCTGACCTGCAGCGCCATTTTGCTCTTAGCCCCACTGACAGAGAAGAGGAGGTTTTGGCACCTTCCCCACCTGGTGAGAGTGGGCTTTTGCTGCCAATGGAAGCGGACTCTGGCCTTCCCAGGGAGGAAGAAGAGCTGAACCTGCCCATCAGCCCTGAGGAAGAATGCCAGAGTCTGCTGCCCAGTGACAGTGGCGCCGAGGAGGGCTCAGTCCCTTCTCAGGCTTCGGGCAGGGCCTGGGCACTCCCCAGCTCCAGCCGCCCCCAGCGCAGCCCCAAGAGGATGGGGGTACACCACCTGCACCGCAAGGACAGCCTGacccaggcccaggagcagggcaACCTGCTCAACTAG
- the TJAP1 gene encoding tight junction-associated protein 1 isoform X5 translates to MTSAASAKKPYRKAPPEHRELRLEVPGSRLEQEEPLTDAERMKLLQQENEELRRRLASATRRTEALERELEIGQDCLELELGQSREELDKFKDKFRRLQNSYTASQRTNQELEDKLHTLASLSHSWIFAIKKAEMDRKTLDWEIVELTNKLLDAKNTINKLEELNERYRLDCNLAVQLLKCNKSHFRNHKFADLPCELQDMVRKHLHSGQEAASLGPAASLAPGAVVPTSVIARVLEKPESLLLNSAQSGSAGRPLAEDVFVHVDMSGGGSGDSAGPPALGSPTPQPNGECRSLGTAGASPEEELALPTFEKLSPYPTPSPPHPLYPGRKVIEFSEDKVRIPRNSPLPNCTYATRQAISLSLVEEGSERARPSPVPSSPASAQASPHREPSPLPPALHAPASSEEDLLASWQRAFVDRTPPPAAVAQRTAFGRDALPDLQRHFALSPTDREEEVLAPSPPGESGLLLPMEADSGLPREEEELNLPISPEEECQSLLPSDSGAEEGSVPSQASGRAWALPSSSRPQRSPKRMGVHHLHRKDSLTQAQEQGNLLN, encoded by the exons ATGACCAGTGCAGCCTCGGCTAAGAAACCGTACCGTAAGGCACCACCTGAGCATCGGGAGTTGCGGCTGGAGGTTCCAGGATCCCGGCTGGAGCAGGAG GAGCCCCTGACTGATGCGGAGAGGATGAA gctttTGCAGCAGGAGAATGAGGAGCTCCGCAGGCGCCTGGCCTCGGCCACCAGACGCACTGAGGCCCTGGAGCGCGAGCTGGAGATTGGGCAGGACTGcttggagctggagctgggtcAGAGCCGTGAGGAGCTGGACAAGTTTAAGGACAAGTTCCGCAG GCTTCAGAATAGCTACACGGCCTCTCAGAGGACCAACCAGGAGCTGGAGGACAAGCTGCACACGCTG GCCTCTCTTAGCCACAGCTGGATCTTTGCA ATTAAGAAGGCCGAGATGGATAGGAAGACACTGGACTGGGAGATCGTGGAGCTGACCAATAAGCTGCTGGATGCCAAGAACACCATCAACAAGCTGGAGGAGCTCAAT GAGCGGTACCGGCTGGACTGCAACCTGGCTGTGCAGCTCCTCAAGTGCAACAAGTCCCACTTCCGCAACCACAAGTTCGCTGAT CTACCCTGTGAGCTACAGGACATGGTTCGGAAACATCTGCACAGTGGTCAAGAAGCCGCCAGCCTGGGCCCCGCTGCTAGCCTGGCACCGGGGGCTGTGGTACCCACGTCGGTCATTGCCCGAGTGTTAGAGAAGCCAGAGTCTCTCCTGCTCAATTCAGCCCAGTCGGGCAGTGCCGGGCGCCCCTTGGCCGAGGATGTCTTTGTGCACGTGGACATGAGTGGGGGTGGCTCGGGTGACTCAGCTGGTCCCccggccctgggcagccccaccCCACAACCGAATGGAGAATGCCGCTCTCTGGGCACTGCTGGGGCTTCCCCAGAGGAGGAGTTAGCCCTGCCAACCTTTGAGAAGCTGAGCCCCTACCCCACCCCGTCTCCACCACACCCGCTATATCCTGGCCGCAAGGTAATAGAGTTCTCTGAGGATAAGGTGCGAATCCCCCGCAACAGCCCCCTGCCCAACTGCACGTACGCTACCCGCCAGGCTATTTCCTTGAGCCTGGTGGAGGAGGGCAGTGAGCGGGCCCGCCCCAGCCCAGTGCCCAGCAGCCCTGCCTCGGCCCAGGCCTCGCCCCACCGTGaacccagccccctccccccagcactcCACGCCCCTGCCAGCTCTGAGGAGGACCTGCTAGCTAGCTGGCAGCGGGCATTCGTGGACCGCACTCCACCTCCAGCTGCCGTGGCCCAGCGCACAGCCTTTGGACGGGACGCACTCCCTGACCTGCAGCGCCATTTTGCTCTTAGCCCCACTGACAGAGAAGAGGAGGTTTTGGCACCTTCCCCACCTGGTGAGAGTGGGCTTTTGCTGCCAATGGAAGCGGACTCTGGCCTTCCCAGGGAGGAAGAAGAGCTGAACCTGCCCATCAGCCCTGAGGAAGAATGCCAGAGTCTGCTGCCCAGTGACAGTGGCGCCGAGGAGGGCTCAGTCCCTTCTCAGGCTTCGGGCAGGGCCTGGGCACTCCCCAGCTCCAGCCGCCCCCAGCGCAGCCCCAAGAGGATGGGGGTACACCACCTGCACCGCAAGGACAGCCTGacccaggcccaggagcagggcaACCTGCTCAACTAG
- the TJAP1 gene encoding tight junction-associated protein 1 isoform X4 has translation MQAEELSPPRMTSAASAKKPYRKAPPEHRELRLEVPGSRLEQEEPLTDAERMKLLQQENEELRRRLASATRRTEALERELEIGQDCLELELGQSREELDKFKDKFRRLQNSYTASQRTNQELEDKLHTLIKKAEMDRKTLDWEIVELTNKLLDAKNTINKLEELNERYRLDCNLAVQLLKCNKSHFRNHKFADLPCELQDMVRKHLHSGQEAASLGPAASLAPGAVVPTSVIARVLEKPESLLLNSAQSGSAGRPLAEDVFVHVDMSGGGSGDSAGPPALGSPTPQPNGECRSLGTAGASPEEELALPTFEKLSPYPTPSPPHPLYPGRKVIEFSEDKVRIPRNSPLPNCTYATRQAISLSLVEEGSERARPSPVPSSPASAQASPHREPSPLPPALHAPASSEEDLLASWQRAFVDRTPPPAAVAQRTAFGRDALPDLQRHFALSPTDREEEVLAPSPPGESGLLLPMEADSGLPREEEELNLPISPEEECQSLLPSDSGAEEGSVPSQASGRAWALPSSSRPQRSPKRMGVHHLHRKDSLTQAQEQGNLLN, from the exons ATG CAGGCTGAGGAGCTCTCACCTCCCAGAATGACCAGTGCAGCCTCGGCTAAGAAACCGTACCGTAAGGCACCACCTGAGCATCGGGAGTTGCGGCTGGAGGTTCCAGGATCCCGGCTGGAGCAGGAG GAGCCCCTGACTGATGCGGAGAGGATGAA gctttTGCAGCAGGAGAATGAGGAGCTCCGCAGGCGCCTGGCCTCGGCCACCAGACGCACTGAGGCCCTGGAGCGCGAGCTGGAGATTGGGCAGGACTGcttggagctggagctgggtcAGAGCCGTGAGGAGCTGGACAAGTTTAAGGACAAGTTCCGCAG GCTTCAGAATAGCTACACGGCCTCTCAGAGGACCAACCAGGAGCTGGAGGACAAGCTGCACACGCTG ATTAAGAAGGCCGAGATGGATAGGAAGACACTGGACTGGGAGATCGTGGAGCTGACCAATAAGCTGCTGGATGCCAAGAACACCATCAACAAGCTGGAGGAGCTCAAT GAGCGGTACCGGCTGGACTGCAACCTGGCTGTGCAGCTCCTCAAGTGCAACAAGTCCCACTTCCGCAACCACAAGTTCGCTGAT CTACCCTGTGAGCTACAGGACATGGTTCGGAAACATCTGCACAGTGGTCAAGAAGCCGCCAGCCTGGGCCCCGCTGCTAGCCTGGCACCGGGGGCTGTGGTACCCACGTCGGTCATTGCCCGAGTGTTAGAGAAGCCAGAGTCTCTCCTGCTCAATTCAGCCCAGTCGGGCAGTGCCGGGCGCCCCTTGGCCGAGGATGTCTTTGTGCACGTGGACATGAGTGGGGGTGGCTCGGGTGACTCAGCTGGTCCCccggccctgggcagccccaccCCACAACCGAATGGAGAATGCCGCTCTCTGGGCACTGCTGGGGCTTCCCCAGAGGAGGAGTTAGCCCTGCCAACCTTTGAGAAGCTGAGCCCCTACCCCACCCCGTCTCCACCACACCCGCTATATCCTGGCCGCAAGGTAATAGAGTTCTCTGAGGATAAGGTGCGAATCCCCCGCAACAGCCCCCTGCCCAACTGCACGTACGCTACCCGCCAGGCTATTTCCTTGAGCCTGGTGGAGGAGGGCAGTGAGCGGGCCCGCCCCAGCCCAGTGCCCAGCAGCCCTGCCTCGGCCCAGGCCTCGCCCCACCGTGaacccagccccctccccccagcactcCACGCCCCTGCCAGCTCTGAGGAGGACCTGCTAGCTAGCTGGCAGCGGGCATTCGTGGACCGCACTCCACCTCCAGCTGCCGTGGCCCAGCGCACAGCCTTTGGACGGGACGCACTCCCTGACCTGCAGCGCCATTTTGCTCTTAGCCCCACTGACAGAGAAGAGGAGGTTTTGGCACCTTCCCCACCTGGTGAGAGTGGGCTTTTGCTGCCAATGGAAGCGGACTCTGGCCTTCCCAGGGAGGAAGAAGAGCTGAACCTGCCCATCAGCCCTGAGGAAGAATGCCAGAGTCTGCTGCCCAGTGACAGTGGCGCCGAGGAGGGCTCAGTCCCTTCTCAGGCTTCGGGCAGGGCCTGGGCACTCCCCAGCTCCAGCCGCCCCCAGCGCAGCCCCAAGAGGATGGGGGTACACCACCTGCACCGCAAGGACAGCCTGacccaggcccaggagcagggcaACCTGCTCAACTAG